The genome window CTGAAATGACTGGCGTTTGCAGCAGCCAACAGCACCAAATGCGCATTACACCCCTGCTTAATTTCAGTTTGACAGCAGCTACTAGCTCAAGATGCAGAACAGCCATGAGGATAGCCTGCTCTCTGTTGTCGCAGACATTTCCCCACCACCATGGCCTATGCCTGCGGATTTTAACGACGATTTGGAGAGGGATTAATTGGAGGAAGAAGATAGCCATGATGAAGACAATTTTGGGGTGTCCATCTAAAGTCTGAGTTAGTGTTAGTAAGTGGAGTAGGCTTGTCTTTTGAGGGGTGATAAGACAAAGGTAAATATATACATCTAATTCTCTCTAAAACATATCTAAGACACAAGAGCTCAACAAACTATAAGCATTGAtaatatatctttatttttttaagactcTCACTAAAATAACGCATTTAACATGTCTTAACAGAATATCCTCATCTACATGTTTGGATTTGAAACGGCTTctttaatgaataaaacaacatcATATTTCATGTAAAACACCACATTGTTAAAAGTTCCCTAAAAGAGGaaagaaatgtttcatttttatgacaAAACCACAATGCCATACAAAATACACCTTTCCACCTAACTGAAGGAACTAAATTGCATTTACTGTATATGTAGCATATTTCACCATGGAAGCTTTGACCTTAACAGAAATCATAGCACTCGTTGTTATGTTAAGATTGCATTATACAATGtgtgataaagaaaaaagaaaggtaTAAAGTTAGAAACCATGAGGTTATCTTCCGTTTCACCCCCCAAAAGTGCGAATTTAGTATTTAACGATGATTCGGAGCAAGCTGTTtcttacagaaaaaaatatatactgtatatcaagAGGCTTCATGTACACCACATTAAGACAATGTGTTTCATACACCATTATCCTCAAAAGTGCTTGTTGAAGTCTGAGCAGACTagaatagaaaacaaaatgtacagtacattgGCCACATGTTAGCAGTGTGTTATTTatacaaatatattacatttaaaatgaatgttATTTTATACATATTCCTATACTGAAATCATATTAATAAAACCAGTTACTTTAGCTTGGCATCTCTTGTTGTTTagacattaaataaaatatataagcCATCGTTTTCTCACACATGCCTCTCTTAGTGTTACTTTCAAATAAATTTAAGACAATATCTGCATACGAGTCACTTGTTCCCTTTGAGCTCCCTCAAAAGCAAAACTATGAAACTACCACTGATGGCGACGGTATGATCCCCAGCAGCAGCCTCACTTCACACTTTTTAGCAGCTCCTGacagttaaaacaaacacactttcaACACAACAGTCTGTTGGTCTGGCAGAGGATAAAGTGCTGTTCTCCTTTGGCCCCGATGTGGAATCGGATAAAACCAGTGGTCAGAATCAGTCATAGACCCCGGCCTCTGATCTCAGTGCAGCATGATAAAAAGCCTCATGACCCAGAGCCTTGGACAGCAGTCTGTGCCCGCGGGGAGACATGCAGCCCTGGCCGGGTAAATATCCGGCCATGGCTTTAGTGGATCTTGTGGGTTTAGGTCTGGGTGCTGCGTAATACCCCTCCTTGTGGTCATATTGTGTGGGCCTGACTTTAGTGCTCTGAGTCCTTCTGTTGGGCTGAGTGGAAAAAGATCCCAGATGTTCAGGATCCAGAGGGGATTTGGCGGGGTAATGATAGTAGTGCCGATTTTCTCTGGTGCTCTGTGACCTCCCCGATCTCCTCAGGATGCTGGGTTTCACATTGCCGGAGTAGCTGTTGACAGCGTTGGTCATCATGAATCGATCTTGGTCGTGACCTTGTGCGTGGCTTCTGTTATTGTGCTCCATGCTCTTGAGGTTAGGACAACCCCTTTCTGGAAGTGAGGGGACTTTGCGCAGTGGTGGTTGCTGCAAGGAGCACTCTTTGATCTGTATCCGCCTGGATGGTCCCGGCTCAGCACTTGACCGCTGACCATACTGCTGCCTGGTGACCTCAGGGTTTGCCTGTTGAGACCTCGGGGAAGTTGGGGATGTCGCTACCACAACATTTGGGCTTTCTGTCCTGTTGGTGGAGAGGAGGCAGGCATTTCCAGGGTCTGACTTGCTTCTTGTGTGCATTATGTCTCGGTTTCTTGTGTCGGTCGGTGAGACATGGCTCTCATGAGGAGACACAACTGTATTTTTAGATCTGGCTTTGCTCTCCTGCTTGAATGGTTGATACACAACTCTTTCAAAAACTTCTGCATCTCTAGCCTCGTAAACGACAGTGTCCCTGCTTTGTATGTAAAGCTCCCTGTTCACAGGAGGAACATGGCGTGGAGAGTAGTTATAGTAATCCGATTGTCCACTTTCCCTTGTGGAACGCACAGTGTAAGACTGACTATGTCGGACACCGCTTTGCCGGCAGGGCTCTACATAATAGTGGGAGCCTTCTACTGGGTTCATATCAGAATAGGGGCTGTAACGATAGTCAGCATGTGTGTTCTCAAACTGCGATCGGACAGGGTGGATGCCGGTCTGAATCAGCCTCTGATAGGGCGCTTCCTGGCTTGACGTCTGTTCGACATAAAACATGGTGTCAGGGGGCAGGACTTCTGTCTCTGCCAGCTCGTAATGACTAATCTGAGGCGTGTGGAAGGAGCGAGCCCTCCGGATGGCCGGGTGCCCGACTATTCTATCATCTGACCTCTGCCATTGGCCTTGTTGCCTGTGGCAGCCACTCATAAGGTGCTCATCTCTGTGGCAACGTCTGTATTGAGGTGACAAAGGGTGCCTTAACCCTAAAGTGCTGTAGCGGCCCTCAGAGGACTGCCTGTATATGCTTTTCTGGCCCATAAGGTGATGCGGCAGAGCATCGGGCCGAGGGCAGTGAGGTGCAGGCATTCGTCCTGTTTGAATCGGCCGATGATGATGATTGCTGTAGACATCCTCAACCAGGCCCAGAGGTCTGTCTTCCTCTGGGCTGTAGTGATGGGCTGAGGGGGGCTGTAATGGACGTGGAATGACCTCCTCGATTGAGGCAGGCATGGAGGTCTCCGCCAGAACAGCACGGAAATTAAATACATTGATAGAGTCGGTGTTCACATATACAGGGGAAGCTGACGGGCTCGGAGCAGAGCAGACAGGCTGGGTGGGTGTTGAAACGCCAACGCTCTGATAGGTGGGTTCTGCTTGTGTGGCATCTCTAagctccctctcctccctgcaGTCTCTCCTCTCCGAGCTGCCTTCATCCAAACTCCCTGACCCGAGCGGGCTGACATTAGGTGTGAAATTGCACATGCTTTCCTGTCCATCAATGACCTGCAACGGCTCTGAGCCGAGGTGCGCAGGGAGGAAATGAACAGGATGAGGGCAGCAGTGGCTCTCCACAGGGCTTTGAGCTGATGTTTGCCACTGGGAAACATGAGGGCCGCTGTACTCCTGAGGGTACACTTTAAGATCGAGAACAGAGGGCCGGGGTGGTCTGTCCTGGGCATGAGGAGCTTCCTGTCTCTGGTGAGGGTGCGATGGGACGTTGTGTCTTCTCTGGGAGCCACTGCTGGCCTTCTGGGCAGATTCAGCCAGAGCCAAAGCCAGCTTGCGTGCAGCACTCGTCAAGGGAGGGTGAGGAGGGAGAACAGACACTGAACTCATAAGTCTATCTGTTCCTGGGGAGGGATAAGACAAACAACGCTACAGTATGACAGGACAAACAAAGCTATGGTAAGACATGAtgggaaaagacaaaaaagcttTCATAAGAAACTACAGAGtgcattattatttaaatagaACTAACTATATGTGGAGAATATTATGTATGGTGTTAAAGAGGAGTGGTACTGACCTGGATCAGGCAGGTTCTGTGCAGATTGACTGAGGTCAGTCAGGGCTGACGCCTGGCTCGCTGTGCTGAGTGGGCTGCAGTGTGGGTAGGGCGCTCTCCGCTCCTTTCCATCTGCCAGTGGAGCTTCACACATCTCCCGTGGGGGggaagaagaaggaagaggaggaggagaggctgatGCATTCTGAACATCTGCCTGTGTCTTAAATGATTTCTTCCTGAGTTTAGGAGAGAGCTGCTTGGAGGTAACTTTCTTCCCACCTTTAGCGAGGACAGGGCTAATATCTGGAGACTGATAGCCGCTAATGTTGTTGTTAGGGGAGGAGATGGGCTCTGATTCACTGGAACAACCTGCGTTTTTCTTCCATTTATTTCCGTCTTTGTTGTGCTGCAGCCCAGGCGTCGCTGCTGGTGGGCTGCACTGAAAAGACATGGGGTCAAAGTCCAAACTATAGATGCCTGCAGCTGGCGGGCAAAGATCAAGATCGTCCTCCTGGTGTGGAGGTGAAACGCATACTGCGCTGTGGACACGATCAGCACCATTATGATTCCCATTGAGCGGGTGGGTTTTGTGGTCATCTTTACTTCTAGTGTTGCGCATGTTGTCTCTACAGATGCCAGACATGGCCTCACTAGTGGAACGAGGTCTGCGGGGGCGGTAACTGGGAGGTTCCCCTGAGAtgacagaaaacacatgcatgttTAGACCCAACTCTCTGtagacacagaaaaacagataaaataaaCCACATTTTCCATAAGTTATTACCTTCCACATTGTGCAAAGAGGTGAGAGATTCCTCACTTTTCGTCGAGCGCAATG of Epinephelus lanceolatus isolate andai-2023 chromosome 4, ASM4190304v1, whole genome shotgun sequence contains these proteins:
- the arhgap32a gene encoding rho GTPase-activating protein 32 isoform X2 — its product is MEAGCVVAAVIENAASGPQGEPGSSDVLEGDALPSTDLDKDDALPQATNNNPPEEKQLQETSTAMVRTDEITEHPAEPLLRSCVSTASMKVKNMKKLTFPRGHFPRLAECAHFHYETVDFGNVQLAFAEGQSEGPKAGLDSKELVFLVQITCQGRNWLVKRSYEDFRVLDKHLHLCIYDRRYSQLTELPRYDTLKDTVESVTKMLATYLSRFSVIADNKINCGPVLTWMEIDNKGNHLLVSEEASINVPAIAAAHVTKRYTAQATDELTFEVGDIVSVIDMPPKEDTGWWRGKHGFQVGFFPCDCVELINDKIPPSVQSSVPKPVCKKHGKLVTFLRTFMKSRPPPQKLRQRGILRERVFGCDLGEHLHNSGHEVPQVVKSCAEFIEKHGVVDGIYRLSGISSNIQKLRHEFDSEQIPDLSRDVFRQDIHSVGSLCKLYFRELPNPLLTYQLYDRFSEAVSAATDEERLVKIHNVIQQLPPPHYRTLEYLMRHLSQLATFSSVTNMHTKNLAIVWAPNLLRSRQIESACFSGTAAFMEVRIQSVVVEFILNNTEALFSTKLNAIIRESTGNNTLSRPKSLLVCSPSTKLLSLEEAQARTQAQLGSPATTPCLTHSDYIEVGEGPGALLGKFHTVIELPVESKRPPVKAKKSPVGNWLSFFHLGKSHSVSKRKLKRHPSEPNEIKSIALPGGRGDSGTLRSTKSEESLTSLHNVEGEPPSYRPRRPRSTSEAMSGICRDNMRNTRSKDDHKTHPLNGNHNGADRVHSAVCVSPPHQEDDLDLCPPAAGIYSLDFDPMSFQCSPPAATPGLQHNKDGNKWKKNAGCSSESEPISSPNNNISGYQSPDISPVLAKGGKKVTSKQLSPKLRKKSFKTQADVQNASASPPPLPSSSPPREMCEAPLADGKERRAPYPHCSPLSTASQASALTDLSQSAQNLPDPGTDRLMSSVSVLPPHPPLTSAARKLALALAESAQKASSGSQRRHNVPSHPHQRQEAPHAQDRPPRPSVLDLKVYPQEYSGPHVSQWQTSAQSPVESHCCPHPVHFLPAHLGSEPLQVIDGQESMCNFTPNVSPLGSGSLDEGSSERRDCREERELRDATQAEPTYQSVGVSTPTQPVCSAPSPSASPVYVNTDSINVFNFRAVLAETSMPASIEEVIPRPLQPPSAHHYSPEEDRPLGLVEDVYSNHHHRPIQTGRMPAPHCPRPDALPHHLMGQKSIYRQSSEGRYSTLGLRHPLSPQYRRCHRDEHLMSGCHRQQGQWQRSDDRIVGHPAIRRARSFHTPQISHYELAETEVLPPDTMFYVEQTSSQEAPYQRLIQTGIHPVRSQFENTHADYRYSPYSDMNPVEGSHYYVEPCRQSGVRHSQSYTVRSTRESGQSDYYNYSPRHVPPVNRELYIQSRDTVVYEARDAEVFERVVYQPFKQESKARSKNTVVSPHESHVSPTDTRNRDIMHTRSKSDPGNACLLSTNRTESPNVVVATSPTSPRSQQANPEVTRQQYGQRSSAEPGPSRRIQIKECSLQQPPLRKVPSLPERGCPNLKSMEHNNRSHAQGHDQDRFMMTNAVNSYSGNVKPSILRRSGRSQSTRENRHYYHYPAKSPLDPEHLGSFSTQPNRRTQSTKVRPTQYDHKEGYYAAPRPKPTRSTKAMAGYLPGQGCMSPRGHRLLSKALGHEAFYHAALRSEAGVYD
- the arhgap32a gene encoding rho GTPase-activating protein 32 isoform X1; the protein is MEAGCVVAAVIENAASGPQGEPGSSDVLEGDALPSTDLDKDDALPQATNNNPPEEKQLQETSTAMVRTDEITEHPAEPLLRSCVSTASMKVKNMKKLTFPRGHFPRLAECAHFHYETVDFGNVQLAFAEGQSEGPKAGLDSKELVFLVQITCQGRNWLVKRSYEDFRVLDKHLHLCIYDRRYSQLTELPRYDTLKDTVESVTKMLATYLSRFSVIADNKINCGPVLTWMEIDNKGNHLLVSEEASINVPAIAAAHVTKRYTAQATDELTFEVGDIVSVIDMPPKEDTGWWRGKHGFQVGFFPCDCVELINDKIPPSVQSSVPKPVCKKHGKLVTFLRTFMKSRPPPQKLRQRGILRERVFGCDLGEHLHNSGHEVPQVVKSCAEFIEKHGVVDGIYRLSGISSNIQKLRHEFDSEQIPDLSRDVFRQDIHSVGSLCKLYFRELPNPLLTYQLYDRFSEAVSAATDEERLVKIHNVIQQLPPPHYRTLEYLMRHLSQLATFSSVTNMHTKNLAIVWAPNLLRSRQIESACFSGTAAFMEVRIQSVVVEFILNNTEALFSTKLNAIIRESTGNNTLSRPKSLLVCSPSTKLLSLEEAQARTQAQLGSPATTPCLTHSDYIEVGEGPGALLGKFHTVIELPVESSKRPPVKAKKSPVGNWLSFFHLGKSHSVSKRKLKRHPSEPNEIKSIALPGGRGDSGTLRSTKSEESLTSLHNVEGEPPSYRPRRPRSTSEAMSGICRDNMRNTRSKDDHKTHPLNGNHNGADRVHSAVCVSPPHQEDDLDLCPPAAGIYSLDFDPMSFQCSPPAATPGLQHNKDGNKWKKNAGCSSESEPISSPNNNISGYQSPDISPVLAKGGKKVTSKQLSPKLRKKSFKTQADVQNASASPPPLPSSSPPREMCEAPLADGKERRAPYPHCSPLSTASQASALTDLSQSAQNLPDPGTDRLMSSVSVLPPHPPLTSAARKLALALAESAQKASSGSQRRHNVPSHPHQRQEAPHAQDRPPRPSVLDLKVYPQEYSGPHVSQWQTSAQSPVESHCCPHPVHFLPAHLGSEPLQVIDGQESMCNFTPNVSPLGSGSLDEGSSERRDCREERELRDATQAEPTYQSVGVSTPTQPVCSAPSPSASPVYVNTDSINVFNFRAVLAETSMPASIEEVIPRPLQPPSAHHYSPEEDRPLGLVEDVYSNHHHRPIQTGRMPAPHCPRPDALPHHLMGQKSIYRQSSEGRYSTLGLRHPLSPQYRRCHRDEHLMSGCHRQQGQWQRSDDRIVGHPAIRRARSFHTPQISHYELAETEVLPPDTMFYVEQTSSQEAPYQRLIQTGIHPVRSQFENTHADYRYSPYSDMNPVEGSHYYVEPCRQSGVRHSQSYTVRSTRESGQSDYYNYSPRHVPPVNRELYIQSRDTVVYEARDAEVFERVVYQPFKQESKARSKNTVVSPHESHVSPTDTRNRDIMHTRSKSDPGNACLLSTNRTESPNVVVATSPTSPRSQQANPEVTRQQYGQRSSAEPGPSRRIQIKECSLQQPPLRKVPSLPERGCPNLKSMEHNNRSHAQGHDQDRFMMTNAVNSYSGNVKPSILRRSGRSQSTRENRHYYHYPAKSPLDPEHLGSFSTQPNRRTQSTKVRPTQYDHKEGYYAAPRPKPTRSTKAMAGYLPGQGCMSPRGHRLLSKALGHEAFYHAALRSEAGVYD